In Chryseobacterium gotjawalense, the following are encoded in one genomic region:
- a CDS encoding acyl-CoA dehydrogenase — MNFNLSEEQLMIQQAARDFAQTELLPGVIERDNAQKFPHEQVKKMGELGLLGMMVDPKYGGAGMDSVSYVLAMEEIAKVDASAAVVMSVNNSLVCAGLEKYCNEEQKMKYLKPLASGEVIGAFALSEPEAGSDATSQQTTAVDKGDHYILNGTKNWITNGGTATYYIVIAQTDPEKKHKGINAFIVEKGWPGFEIGPKEDKLGIRGSDTHSLLFTDVKVPKENRIGEDGFGFNFAMAVLNGGRIGIASQALGIASGAYELALKYAKTRKAFKTEIINHQAIAFKLADMATSITAARMLCFKAAVDKDEGKDISEIGAMAKLYSSQVAMDTTIEAVQIHGGYGYVKEYHVERMMRDAKITQIYEGTSEIQRIVISRSIAKNS, encoded by the coding sequence ATGAATTTTAATTTATCTGAAGAACAGTTGATGATTCAGCAGGCGGCAAGAGATTTTGCACAAACTGAGCTTTTACCAGGAGTTATAGAAAGAGACAACGCACAGAAGTTTCCGCACGAACAGGTAAAGAAAATGGGAGAATTGGGATTACTTGGAATGATGGTGGATCCTAAATACGGCGGCGCAGGAATGGACAGCGTTTCCTATGTTCTGGCTATGGAAGAAATCGCAAAAGTAGATGCGTCCGCAGCGGTAGTAATGTCCGTTAACAATTCATTGGTGTGCGCAGGATTAGAAAAATATTGCAACGAGGAGCAGAAAATGAAATACCTGAAACCGCTTGCAAGTGGTGAAGTGATCGGAGCTTTTGCCTTGTCTGAGCCAGAAGCGGGTTCAGATGCAACTTCTCAGCAAACAACAGCGGTGGACAAAGGTGATCATTATATCCTGAACGGTACTAAAAACTGGATTACCAACGGTGGTACAGCAACTTATTATATCGTCATTGCACAAACCGATCCTGAAAAAAAACACAAAGGAATCAACGCTTTTATCGTAGAAAAAGGATGGCCAGGTTTTGAAATCGGACCGAAAGAAGATAAGTTGGGAATCCGAGGAAGTGATACCCATTCTTTATTATTTACAGATGTAAAAGTACCGAAAGAAAACAGAATCGGTGAAGACGGTTTTGGATTCAATTTCGCAATGGCAGTTTTAAACGGTGGAAGAATCGGAATCGCTTCTCAAGCTTTAGGAATCGCTTCAGGCGCTTATGAACTGGCTTTGAAATATGCAAAAACCAGAAAAGCATTTAAAACTGAAATTATCAATCACCAGGCAATTGCCTTTAAATTAGCCGATATGGCAACGTCGATTACCGCAGCCAGAATGTTGTGTTTCAAAGCAGCTGTAGATAAAGATGAAGGAAAAGATATTTCTGAAATCGGTGCAATGGCAAAATTATATTCATCACAAGTAGCGATGGATACTACCATAGAAGCTGTTCAAATTCACGGCGGTTATGGTTATGTGAAAGAATATCACGTAGAAAGAATGATGCGCGATGCGAAAATCACCCAGATTTATGAGGGAACTTCTGAGATTCAAAGAATTGTAATTTCGAGAAGCATCGCCAAAAACAGTTAA
- a CDS encoding AMP-dependent synthetase/ligase codes for MLIKRTFDFAHNALEKYSREDMFITKYNGKWEKTSTREFIALGNKVSRGLLKLGIKPGDKIALITTATRTEWAVMDLGISQIGAVSVPVYPSISPDDYNFIFNNADVKYCFVSDVELYEKVMKIRDNVPTLQGVFSFDEINGAPNWREIIDLGNDEATQSEVEDISKSINTEDLATIIYTSGTTGKPKGVMLSHLNIVSNVLGSNPRIPRVKGLEFSDIKILSFLPICHIFERMLFYLYQYNGYAIYFAESIEKMGDNIKEVQPHIMSVVPRLIEKVYDKIYDKGTSAGGLKSQIFLWALGVNKAKEKLGKPSGLKEIIADKLVFSKWREGLGGNIITLVSGSAALSARLNKMFQNAGIPILEGYGLTETSPVISVNSFGKIKIGTVGHPLDNVQVKIQEDGEITVKGPSVFKGYFKNEEMTKESFTDEGFFKTGDIGHIDEEGYLHITDRKKEMFKTSGGKYIAPQVIENLAKASKFIEQIMVVGDGEKMPCAFVQPDFNFIKNWAERKGLNLGTAPAEMVKSPELIARIGKEITYLNTKLGNWEQIKKFELTPEVWSIELGLLTPTLKLKRKAIKERYLKLYNEMYGHQE; via the coding sequence ATGTTAATAAAAAGAACTTTTGATTTCGCGCACAATGCGTTGGAAAAATATTCAAGAGAAGATATGTTCATTACCAAGTATAATGGTAAATGGGAAAAAACATCGACCAGGGAATTTATTGCTTTAGGGAATAAAGTTTCGCGGGGATTATTGAAACTGGGAATTAAACCCGGTGATAAAATCGCCCTTATTACCACGGCAACCAGAACAGAATGGGCAGTAATGGATTTAGGAATCTCTCAAATTGGAGCCGTATCTGTACCCGTTTACCCCAGTATTTCTCCGGATGATTACAATTTCATCTTTAATAATGCTGATGTAAAATACTGTTTTGTATCGGATGTCGAATTGTATGAGAAAGTGATGAAAATTAGAGACAATGTACCTACTTTGCAGGGAGTTTTTAGTTTTGATGAAATCAATGGTGCCCCAAACTGGCGGGAAATTATCGACTTGGGAAACGATGAAGCCACCCAAAGTGAAGTGGAAGATATTTCTAAATCTATCAATACCGAAGATTTGGCAACGATTATTTACACCTCAGGAACCACCGGAAAACCAAAAGGTGTAATGCTTTCCCATCTTAATATTGTATCGAATGTTTTGGGTTCTAATCCGAGAATCCCAAGAGTGAAAGGACTGGAATTCAGTGATATTAAAATTCTGAGTTTCCTTCCTATTTGTCACATTTTCGAACGGATGCTTTTCTATCTGTATCAATATAATGGCTATGCAATTTATTTCGCAGAAAGTATTGAGAAAATGGGCGATAACATCAAGGAAGTTCAACCGCACATTATGTCGGTAGTTCCGAGATTGATTGAAAAAGTGTATGATAAAATTTATGATAAAGGAACCAGTGCCGGCGGGTTAAAATCTCAAATATTCCTATGGGCATTAGGCGTAAATAAAGCGAAAGAAAAGCTAGGAAAACCCTCCGGATTAAAAGAAATCATCGCTGACAAACTGGTCTTTTCGAAATGGAGAGAAGGTTTGGGAGGCAACATCATCACGCTTGTTTCCGGATCAGCAGCTCTATCGGCACGACTGAATAAGATGTTTCAAAATGCCGGAATTCCCATTTTGGAAGGTTATGGTTTAACAGAAACTTCGCCGGTGATTTCGGTGAACAGTTTCGGGAAAATTAAAATAGGAACCGTGGGTCATCCTCTCGACAATGTACAGGTGAAAATTCAGGAAGATGGGGAGATTACCGTAAAAGGCCCGTCTGTTTTTAAAGGTTATTTTAAAAATGAGGAAATGACCAAAGAATCATTTACCGATGAGGGCTTCTTTAAAACAGGCGATATCGGTCATATTGATGAAGAAGGTTATCTGCATATAACCGACCGTAAAAAAGAAATGTTCAAAACTTCGGGTGGAAAATACATTGCCCCACAGGTGATTGAAAATTTAGCGAAAGCATCTAAATTCATTGAGCAAATTATGGTCGTTGGCGATGGAGAGAAAATGCCGTGTGCTTTTGTTCAGCCAGACTTCAATTTTATTAAAAACTGGGCAGAAAGAAAAGGATTGAATCTTGGAACGGCTCCTGCAGAAATGGTAAAAAGCCCAGAATTAATCGCCAGAATAGGAAAAGAAATCACTTACCTGAACACCAAATTAGGAAATTGGGAACAGATTAAAAAGTTCGAGCTCACCCCAGAAGTATGGTCTATCGAATTAGGACTGCTCACTCCTACTCTGAAACTGAAAAGAAAAGCAATCAAAGAAAGATACCTCAAACTGTATAACGAAATGTACGGACATCAGGAGTAA
- the acnA gene encoding aconitate hydratase AcnA, with translation MEKDIFKVKKTLQTKEGNYTYYSLTELQNKGYDIEKLPFSIRILLENAIRNYDGFSVTEENIKTLLNWTPKGTDKDIPFKPARVLMQDFTGVPAVVDIAALRAEVARKGKNPDAINPLVPVDLVIDHSVQVDFFGTEESYSRNMEEEYKRNKERYQFLKWAQNSFDNFSVVPPGMGICHQINLEYLSKGVIERNGEVFPDTLVGTDSHTPMVNGIGVVAWGVGGIEAEAAILGQPLYFIMPEVIGLKLTGKLPLGSTATDLVLTIANLLRKFGVVGKFVEVFGSGLANLSVPDRATIGNMSPEFGCTITYFPVDDKTLEYMRKSNRSEAQISLVETYCKTNMLWRENEDKINYTDVVELDLSTIEPTVAGPKRPQDKILLKDFKNKFIDLLHSSFSRTYISQENREIEKSITRFDNEGGDLLIPKAEITPLNHELEAKENNGLQTVWITRGQEKFMLSDGAVTIAAITSCTNTSNPFVMIGAGLVARKAREHGINVKPWVKTSLAPGSKVVTDYLEKADLMKDLEALDFHLVGYGCTSCIGNSGPLAPEISKAVDDYNLIVTSVLSGNRNFEARIHPQVKMNFLMSPMLVVAYAIAGRVDIDLTTEPISYDSNQEPVYLKDIWPTDDEINEILNRVLSPSDFAKNYDEIFDGNEIWRNLEVPTGKLYDWDKDSTYIKEIPFFHDISVQTEPLQDIQNARVLLVLGDSVTTDHISPAGAFSETSAAGKYLLSKGVEKENFNSYGSRRGNDEVMVRGTFANVRIKNKLAQKEGGFTTYLPTGEEMSVYEASVKYKEEQTPLLVLAGKEYGSGSSRDWAAKGTFLLGIKAVLAESYERIHRSNLVGLGVLPLQYKEGDTAEKLGLTGTEIFSVTGIANDIKPLKEIEITAKTGNGTDIKFQVIARLDSLIEIEYYRNGGILQYVLRQFLEK, from the coding sequence ATGGAAAAAGATATTTTTAAAGTAAAGAAAACCCTGCAAACCAAAGAAGGGAATTACACCTACTACAGCCTCACCGAGTTACAAAATAAAGGATATGATATCGAAAAATTACCTTTTTCAATTCGGATTCTTTTAGAAAATGCGATCCGCAATTACGATGGCTTTTCGGTCACCGAAGAAAATATTAAAACTTTATTAAACTGGACGCCAAAAGGAACAGATAAAGATATTCCGTTTAAACCGGCGCGCGTTCTAATGCAGGATTTCACAGGAGTTCCTGCGGTGGTAGATATTGCGGCGCTTCGGGCTGAAGTGGCACGGAAAGGTAAAAATCCGGATGCCATCAATCCACTTGTTCCTGTTGATCTGGTCATCGATCATTCGGTACAGGTCGATTTTTTCGGCACTGAAGAATCCTATTCGCGCAATATGGAGGAAGAATACAAGCGCAATAAAGAACGCTATCAATTTCTAAAATGGGCACAGAATTCTTTTGACAACTTTAGTGTTGTTCCACCGGGAATGGGAATTTGCCATCAAATTAATTTGGAATATCTCTCCAAAGGAGTCATCGAGAGAAATGGAGAAGTTTTTCCGGATACTTTAGTTGGAACCGACAGTCATACACCCATGGTTAACGGTATTGGTGTCGTCGCCTGGGGCGTTGGCGGTATCGAAGCAGAAGCAGCTATTCTTGGTCAGCCACTTTATTTTATAATGCCCGAAGTCATTGGTTTGAAATTAACAGGAAAACTTCCTTTGGGTTCTACAGCAACAGATTTGGTCTTAACGATTGCCAATCTGCTTCGGAAATTTGGAGTCGTTGGTAAGTTTGTAGAAGTTTTCGGTTCCGGTCTGGCGAATCTTTCTGTTCCAGACAGAGCCACGATCGGAAATATGTCTCCAGAATTTGGATGTACAATTACCTATTTTCCGGTTGATGATAAAACTCTGGAGTATATGCGCAAAAGCAACCGATCTGAAGCACAGATTTCATTGGTGGAAACTTACTGCAAAACCAATATGCTTTGGCGGGAAAATGAAGATAAAATAAACTATACTGATGTCGTAGAACTGGATCTCTCTACTATAGAACCTACCGTGGCAGGACCAAAGAGACCACAGGATAAAATTCTGTTAAAAGACTTTAAAAATAAATTTATTGATCTGCTCCACAGCTCTTTTAGCAGAACATATATCTCCCAGGAAAATCGTGAAATCGAAAAATCTATCACACGGTTTGACAATGAAGGTGGTGACTTGCTGATTCCGAAAGCCGAAATAACACCTTTAAATCACGAACTGGAAGCAAAAGAAAACAATGGCCTTCAAACAGTCTGGATCACGCGCGGTCAGGAAAAATTCATGCTTTCTGACGGTGCCGTTACGATAGCCGCCATTACTTCGTGTACCAATACTTCCAATCCTTTTGTAATGATAGGTGCTGGATTAGTCGCCCGAAAAGCTAGAGAACACGGCATTAACGTAAAACCCTGGGTGAAAACTTCGCTGGCTCCAGGCTCAAAAGTAGTGACTGATTATCTTGAAAAAGCAGATCTGATGAAGGATTTGGAAGCACTTGATTTTCACCTGGTCGGATATGGCTGCACGTCGTGCATTGGAAATTCAGGTCCACTGGCTCCCGAGATTTCAAAAGCGGTAGACGATTATAATCTAATCGTGACTTCGGTACTTTCAGGCAACAGAAATTTTGAAGCCAGGATTCATCCACAGGTGAAAATGAATTTTCTGATGTCGCCAATGTTGGTCGTCGCTTATGCGATTGCTGGCCGAGTTGACATTGATTTAACTACCGAACCTATCAGTTATGATTCTAATCAGGAACCTGTTTATCTTAAAGACATTTGGCCTACTGATGATGAAATCAATGAGATCTTAAACCGTGTATTATCGCCTTCTGATTTTGCAAAAAATTATGATGAGATTTTCGATGGCAATGAAATCTGGCGAAACCTGGAAGTTCCCACCGGAAAACTCTATGATTGGGATAAAGATTCCACCTATATTAAAGAAATTCCGTTCTTTCATGATATTTCAGTGCAGACAGAACCTTTGCAAGATATTCAAAATGCCAGAGTCCTTTTGGTATTGGGCGACAGTGTGACTACGGATCACATTTCTCCGGCCGGTGCATTCAGTGAGACTTCTGCGGCAGGCAAATACCTTTTAAGCAAAGGCGTAGAAAAAGAGAACTTTAATTCTTACGGATCCCGCCGTGGGAATGATGAAGTGATGGTACGCGGTACCTTTGCCAATGTGAGGATCAAAAATAAATTAGCACAGAAGGAAGGTGGTTTCACTACGTACTTACCCACTGGCGAAGAAATGTCGGTTTATGAAGCTTCAGTTAAATACAAAGAAGAGCAAACTCCTTTATTGGTTTTGGCAGGAAAGGAATACGGCAGCGGATCCTCTCGGGACTGGGCGGCGAAAGGCACTTTTCTGTTAGGAATAAAAGCAGTACTGGCAGAAAGTTACGAGCGCATTCACAGAAGCAATCTCGTGGGATTAGGCGTATTACCATTACAATATAAAGAAGGAGATACCGCCGAAAAACTTGGACTTACCGGCACAGAAATCTTTTCAGTCACAGGAATTGCAAATGACATCAAACCTTTAAAAGAAATTGAAATAACAGCTAAAACCGGAAATGGCACAGACATAAAATTTCAGGTAATCGCCCGTTTGGATTCTTTAATTGAGATTGAATATTACCGGAATGGCGGAATTTTACAATACGTCCTTCGGCAGTTTTTAGAGAAATAA
- a CDS encoding carboxymuconolactone decarboxylase family protein has product MENQDLYPVTTKELADKKAALAPKNVEAWRNFSKTVFEAGALDQKTKQLIAVAVAHVTQCPYCIRSHSKQAMRKGASKEEIMEAIWVAAEMRAGAAYEHATIAMDEMEKTKTH; this is encoded by the coding sequence ATGGAAAATCAAGATCTTTATCCTGTTACCACCAAAGAGTTGGCAGATAAAAAAGCGGCTTTAGCGCCAAAAAATGTAGAAGCTTGGCGCAACTTCAGTAAAACGGTATTTGAAGCAGGCGCTTTGGACCAAAAAACAAAACAATTAATTGCGGTTGCTGTAGCCCATGTAACGCAATGTCCGTACTGTATCCGGTCACATTCTAAGCAGGCAATGCGAAAAGGAGCCTCTAAGGAAGAAATAATGGAAGCGATTTGGGTCGCTGCAGAAATGCGCGCCGGAGCAGCGTATGAACATGCCACTATCGCCATGGATGAAATGGAGAAAACGAAAACACACTAA
- a CDS encoding CvfB family protein — MNIGKTQLLKIAEKNYSGLFLEDEEGARAFLPKIFASEDAEVGDEMEVFVYQDDDKLKATTEKANAEVGEFAVMTCVQSLPAGAFMDWGIIKDLFVPYKQQRAKILEGKRYLVQVYIDDVLGLITGTTRYKKNPHYENLPFQRGEKVNLIIAGESELGWNVIINKEYVGLIYTSDVYKRLFPLSEEVGYIKTIREDGKIDVSLQPEGYENIDEFQKMILDKLDLNYGLIYLSDKSTPEEIKDELQMSKKNFKKAIGGLYRDKKIEILEDKIRLIKED, encoded by the coding sequence ATGAACATCGGAAAAACTCAATTATTAAAAATCGCAGAGAAAAATTATTCAGGATTATTTCTGGAAGATGAAGAGGGAGCAAGAGCTTTTCTGCCAAAAATTTTCGCCTCTGAAGATGCTGAAGTTGGCGACGAAATGGAAGTTTTTGTGTATCAAGACGATGATAAATTAAAAGCAACCACCGAAAAAGCCAATGCCGAAGTAGGAGAGTTTGCCGTGATGACTTGCGTACAAAGTTTGCCAGCCGGTGCTTTTATGGATTGGGGAATTATCAAGGATTTATTCGTTCCGTACAAACAGCAGCGGGCAAAAATCTTGGAAGGAAAGCGCTATTTGGTTCAGGTTTATATTGATGACGTTTTAGGTTTAATTACCGGAACCACCAGATATAAAAAGAATCCACATTACGAAAATTTGCCTTTTCAACGAGGTGAAAAAGTGAATCTGATCATTGCTGGAGAAAGTGAACTGGGTTGGAATGTCATTATTAATAAAGAATATGTCGGCTTGATTTATACGTCTGATGTTTATAAAAGACTTTTCCCTTTATCTGAAGAAGTAGGTTACATCAAAACCATTCGTGAAGACGGTAAAATAGATGTTTCTCTACAACCGGAAGGTTATGAAAACATTGATGAATTTCAGAAAATGATCCTTGATAAACTGGACCTGAATTATGGGTTAATTTACCTGTCCGATAAATCTACTCCGGAAGAAATTAAGGACGAGTTGCAAATGAGCAAGAAGAATTTCAAGAAAGCGATTGGCGGTTTGTACCGTGATAAGAAGATTGAAATTTTAGAAGATAAAATTCGATTGATTAAGGAGGACTAA
- a CDS encoding KOW motif-containing protein, whose translation MDDEKKQLKNGDFCLVIGGTHKGKFGTVQDLHLSKTGHRTITVFQENGVRFKTLAKNVSVVSSEN comes from the coding sequence ATGGACGACGAGAAAAAACAATTAAAAAATGGTGATTTTTGCCTCGTGATCGGCGGAACGCACAAAGGAAAATTCGGAACAGTTCAGGATTTACATCTCAGTAAAACAGGACATCGAACGATCACCGTTTTTCAGGAAAATGGCGTCCGTTTCAAAACGTTGGCAAAAAATGTCTCCGTAGTTTCTTCTGAAAATTAA
- the lpdA gene encoding dihydrolipoyl dehydrogenase — MSQFDVTVIGSGPGGYVAAIRCAQLGFKTAIIEKYPTMGGTCLNVGCIPSKALLDSSEHFENAKHNFANHGIIINDPVADITRMVARKNEVVEQTTKGIQFLMDKNKITVFEGVGSFESATQIKVTKNDGSTEMLDSKYTIIATGSKPSTLPFITLDKERIITSTEALELKEIPKHLIVIGGGVIGLELGSVYKRLGSEVTVVEFMDKIIPTMDGALSKELNKVLRKQGMKFNLSTGVQSVERNGDSVKVTAKDKKGEEVVFEGDYVLVAVGRKPYTEGLAVEKAGVDLDERGKVKVNEHLQTNVSNIYAIGDVVQGAMLAHKASEEGTLVAELIAGQKPHINYNLIPGVVYTWPEVAAVGKTEEQLKAEGVAIKIGNFPMRALGRSRASGDIDGFIKVIADEKTDEILGVHMIGARAADLIAEAVVAMEYRASAEDISRMSHAHPTYAEAMKEAALDATGKRAIHF; from the coding sequence ATGAGTCAATTCGATGTTACCGTAATCGGTTCCGGTCCTGGTGGTTATGTTGCTGCAATCCGTTGCGCGCAATTGGGTTTCAAAACAGCAATTATCGAGAAATATCCTACGATGGGCGGAACTTGCCTGAACGTGGGTTGTATTCCTTCGAAAGCGCTTTTGGACAGTTCTGAACATTTCGAAAACGCAAAACATAATTTCGCAAATCACGGAATTATCATCAATGATCCTGTGGCAGACATCACTAGAATGGTAGCCCGTAAGAATGAAGTGGTGGAACAAACGACCAAAGGAATTCAGTTTTTGATGGATAAAAACAAGATCACTGTTTTCGAAGGCGTTGGAAGTTTCGAATCTGCTACTCAAATTAAAGTGACGAAAAACGATGGTTCTACAGAAATGTTGGATTCTAAATATACCATTATTGCGACGGGTTCTAAACCGAGCACTTTGCCTTTTATTACTTTAGATAAAGAAAGAATTATTACTTCTACCGAAGCGTTGGAACTGAAAGAAATTCCGAAACACTTGATCGTGATTGGCGGTGGTGTGATCGGTTTAGAATTAGGTTCTGTTTATAAAAGATTAGGTTCTGAAGTTACTGTTGTGGAATTTATGGATAAAATTATTCCTACCATGGACGGCGCTTTATCCAAAGAATTGAATAAAGTTTTGAGAAAACAAGGAATGAAATTCAACCTTTCTACCGGAGTTCAATCTGTAGAAAGAAACGGCGATTCAGTAAAAGTAACTGCTAAAGATAAAAAAGGCGAAGAAGTCGTTTTTGAAGGCGATTATGTTTTGGTTGCAGTTGGTAGAAAACCTTACACCGAAGGACTTGCTGTTGAAAAAGCTGGTGTTGATTTGGACGAAAGAGGAAAGGTAAAGGTGAATGAGCATTTACAAACCAATGTTTCGAATATCTACGCAATCGGTGATGTTGTTCAAGGGGCGATGTTGGCACACAAAGCTTCTGAAGAAGGAACTTTGGTGGCTGAATTGATCGCCGGACAAAAACCGCACATTAATTATAATTTAATTCCGGGAGTGGTTTATACCTGGCCGGAAGTTGCTGCTGTAGGTAAAACCGAAGAACAATTGAAAGCAGAAGGCGTGGCCATTAAAATCGGTAATTTCCCGATGCGTGCTTTGGGAAGAAGCCGTGCTTCAGGTGATATTGATGGTTTCATTAAAGTGATCGCCGACGAAAAAACCGATGAGATTCTTGGAGTTCACATGATCGGAGCCAGAGCTGCAGATTTAATCGCAGAAGCGGTTGTAGCTATGGAATACCGTGCAAGTGCAGAAGATATTTCGAGAATGTCGCACGCCCACCCAACGTATGCAGAAGCAATGAAAGAAGCGGCTTTAGATGCGACTGGAAAAAGAGCGATTCATTTTTAA
- a CDS encoding c-type cytochrome, which yields METTTQKQNDMKKNNFTAWALIVAGFALFYNASCSKAKQDSSEENAKVTIKPEDVVKRGKYLVTTMACNDCHSPKKMGANGPEIIPELMLSGFPSDRPIVKFVDPMIKQGFGIFYPDLTAAAGPWGVSFAGNLTPDETGIGNWTEEQFKKAITEGKFKGVDGERMLLPPMPWTNYTILTNEDIHAIFMYLKNIKPVRNVVPPPISPDKM from the coding sequence TTGGAAACAACAACACAAAAACAAAATGACATGAAAAAAAACAATTTTACAGCTTGGGCATTAATCGTAGCAGGCTTTGCACTTTTTTATAATGCATCATGCTCAAAAGCTAAACAAGATTCAAGTGAAGAGAATGCTAAGGTCACTATTAAACCTGAAGATGTTGTGAAACGGGGCAAATATCTCGTGACAACTATGGCATGCAATGATTGTCATTCCCCCAAAAAAATGGGTGCAAACGGTCCCGAAATTATCCCGGAATTAATGTTATCGGGGTTTCCTTCTGACCGCCCAATTGTGAAATTTGTAGACCCTATGATTAAACAGGGATTTGGGATTTTCTATCCTGACCTTACGGCTGCTGCAGGACCATGGGGAGTTTCTTTCGCCGGAAACCTTACTCCTGACGAAACGGGTATCGGAAACTGGACAGAAGAACAATTCAAAAAGGCAATCACTGAAGGGAAGTTTAAAGGAGTGGACGGCGAGCGGATGCTTTTACCACCGATGCCATGGACGAATTATACCATTTTGACAAATGAGGATATTCATGCAATTTTTATGTACTTAAAAAATATTAAACCAGTTAGAAACGTAGTACCTCCACCAATATCGCCAGACAAAATGTAA
- a CDS encoding helix-turn-helix domain-containing protein: MDQYKDIKTFDQLIDLEHGELGTESRVEYEENAQMFIISEMLKQARKEANMTQEQLAEKTGTKKSYISKIENGKGNIQLSTLFRLFEVGLNRRIGLTFL, translated from the coding sequence ATGGATCAATATAAAGACATCAAAACTTTTGACCAACTCATCGATTTAGAACACGGAGAACTTGGAACTGAAAGCAGAGTGGAGTATGAAGAAAACGCTCAAATGTTTATTATCAGCGAGATGTTGAAGCAAGCACGTAAAGAGGCAAATATGACCCAGGAACAACTTGCAGAAAAAACAGGCACGAAAAAAAGTTACATTTCGAAAATTGAAAATGGCAAAGGAAATATACAACTCTCTACCTTATTTCGACTTTTTGAAGTGGGATTGAATAGACGAATTGGTTTGACTTTTTTGTGA
- a CDS encoding type II toxin-antitoxin system RelE/ParE family toxin, whose product MSRRIEFYQNHFLDFYIVQDEKVKSKIKNVLELIKQVERVPEKFLKHLSGTDGIYEIRIEYQSNIYRIFCCFDKGNLVILFNAFQKKSQKTPQKELNKAVRLKNEYFKNKKD is encoded by the coding sequence ATGAGCAGGCGAATTGAATTTTACCAAAATCACTTTTTGGACTTTTATATAGTTCAGGATGAAAAGGTAAAATCTAAAATTAAAAATGTCCTCGAACTCATTAAGCAGGTCGAGAGAGTTCCTGAAAAATTTTTGAAACATTTGTCTGGAACAGATGGGATTTATGAAATCAGAATTGAATATCAGTCTAATATTTACAGGATATTCTGTTGTTTTGATAAAGGAAATTTAGTCATTCTGTTCAATGCGTTTCAAAAGAAATCACAGAAAACTCCACAGAAAGAACTGAACAAAGCGGTAAGATTGAAAAATGAATATTTTAAGAATAAAAAAGATTAA